The nucleotide sequence ATTTCCGCCGTGCTGCTGATCGCGATCCGCACCTACCGGCTGATCTTCCACCCCGAAGAAATGCACGACCCCAAGCTGAAGGCGACGGAGTAACCATGAGCACCGATGCCGTCGCCGTAATCGGCTTCGTTTCCTTATTTCTCCTGATGCTGCTGCGCGTGCCCGTCGGCATGGCCATGGGCCTCGTCGGCGTGTCCGGCTTCTCCTATCTCGTCGGCGGCACCCCGGCGCTGAAGCTGGTCGGCCAGACCTCGATGCGCACGGTGACCGACTACACCTTCGGCGTGATCCCGATGTTCCTGCTGATGGGCTCCTTCGTCAGCAATTCCGGCATGAGCCGCGAGCTGTTCCGCGCCGCCAACGGGTTTGTCGGGCATTTGCGCGGCGGCCTCGGCATTGCGACGGTGGGCGCTTGCGGCGGCTTTGCGGCGATCTGCGGCTCGTCGGTCGCAACCGCCGCGACCTTCTCGGCCGTCGCCTATCCGGAGATGCGCCGCTTCGGCTATCCGCAATCCTTCGCCACCGGCGTGATCGCCGCCGGCGGCACGCTCGGCGCGATGCTGCCGCCCTCCACCGTGCTCGCGGTCTACGGCATCATCACCGAGCACGACATCGGAAAGCTGTTCATCGCCGGCATCATCCCGGGCCTGCTCGCGATGACCATGTACATGATCACGATCGGCCTGATCGGATACTTCCGGCCCGACTTCCTGCCCAAGGGCAAGGTGCTGCCGTGGCGCGAACGCTTTGCCGGCCTGAAGGACATCTGGGCGCCGGTGCTGCTGTTCGTCTTCGTCATCGGCGGTCTCTACGGTCTGCCTTTCCTGCCACGCTTCACCCCGACCGAAGCCGGCGGCGTCGGCGCCACCGGGGCCTTCATCATCGGCGTACTGACCGGACGGCTCGATCGCGAAAAGATCCTGGCCTCGCTGCTTCAGGCCACGCGCACCGCGGCCGCGGTGTTCACCGTGCTGATCGGCGCACTGATTTTCGGCTATTTCCTCACGGTGACGCAAACGCCGCAAAAGGTCACGGAGTTCCTGACCGGCCTCGGCCTCGGCTCCTACGGCGTGCTGGCGCTGATCATGGTGATGTATCTCGTGCTCGGCTGCCTGATGGACGCCATGGCGATGATCATCCTCACTGTGCCGATCATCTTCCCCGTGGTCACGCATCTCGGCTTCGATCCGATCTGGTTCGGTGTCATCATCGTCATGACCGTCGAGCTCGGCCTGATCCACCCGCCGGTCGGCATGAACGTCTTCGTCATCAAAAGCGTGGTGAAGGATGTTTCGTTCTCCACCATCTTCAAGGGCGTCATTCCCTTCGTCGCGACCGACCTCGTACGGCTGGTGATCCTGATCGCCTTCCCGCTGCTCGCGACCTGGCTGCCGACGCGCATGATGGCGCATTGATGATGGATCGCTCGCAAGCGAGGAGCTGCTTTCCCTTCTCCCCTTGTGGGAGAAGGTGGCGCGAAGCGCCGGATGAGGGGTTGCATCCGCGAACACCATTGCACAGGATTCATTCGCGGACAGAGACCCCTCATCCGGCGCGCTGCGCGCGCCACCTTCTCCCACAAGGGGCCTGTTGCGTAATCCCACGACTGTGATTCTGTAGGGCAGAGCCCTGGAGGACTGACGATGGCGGTGAAGCAGACGGGGCAGCCGAGTTTTATTGAGGCGTGGCTGCCGAAGGGAGCCGGTGCCAATGCGGCGCTGGATCGGTTGTCGAGCTTGGTCAAATGGTACCGGTTCGAGAAGCTGATGGCGCATTTGCGGGATGAAGGAAGCCCTGGCCGCCCGGGCTATCCGGTGCTGGTGCTGTTTCGCGCGCTGCTGTTGCAGTCGCTCTATGGTCTTTCGGAGCGCGAGCTCGAGGAGGCGCTGGGGGACCGCTTGTCGTTCAAGCGCTTCGTGGGTCTCAGTCTCGAAGATGCGACGCCTGATCACACGGTCCTGAACCGCTTCCGGAACCAGCTTGTTGAGCAAGGGCTGCTGGACAAGCTGTTTGGTGAGCTCGATCGTCAGCTTGAGAATGCTGGTGTCATCCTGAAGCGCGGCACGATGCTGGATGCGACATTGATCCAGGCGGTGTCAGCGCCTCCGACGCAAGAACAGCCGTCGAAGGATCCCGATGCCCGGTTTGCCAAGCGGCAAGGCAAAAGCGGCTCGACCTTCGGTTACAAG is from Bradyrhizobium sp. ISRA430 and encodes:
- a CDS encoding TRAP transporter permease; translation: MSTDAVAVIGFVSLFLLMLLRVPVGMAMGLVGVSGFSYLVGGTPALKLVGQTSMRTVTDYTFGVIPMFLLMGSFVSNSGMSRELFRAANGFVGHLRGGLGIATVGACGGFAAICGSSVATAATFSAVAYPEMRRFGYPQSFATGVIAAGGTLGAMLPPSTVLAVYGIITEHDIGKLFIAGIIPGLLAMTMYMITIGLIGYFRPDFLPKGKVLPWRERFAGLKDIWAPVLLFVFVIGGLYGLPFLPRFTPTEAGGVGATGAFIIGVLTGRLDREKILASLLQATRTAAAVFTVLIGALIFGYFLTVTQTPQKVTEFLTGLGLGSYGVLALIMVMYLVLGCLMDAMAMIILTVPIIFPVVTHLGFDPIWFGVIIVMTVELGLIHPPVGMNVFVIKSVVKDVSFSTIFKGVIPFVATDLVRLVILIAFPLLATWLPTRMMAH
- a CDS encoding IS5 family transposase; amino-acid sequence: MAVKQTGQPSFIEAWLPKGAGANAALDRLSSLVKWYRFEKLMAHLRDEGSPGRPGYPVLVLFRALLLQSLYGLSERELEEALGDRLSFKRFVGLSLEDATPDHTVLNRFRNQLVEQGLLDKLFGELDRQLENAGVILKRGTMLDATLIQAVSAPPTQEQPSKDPDARFAKRQGKSGSTFGYKAHMGVDEGSGLIRSVLTTPANINDTTPADDLIRGDEAVVWADAAYDTHARRARLKAEGKKPRIARRPNRHHPELPPRLKRYNLLIARRRATVETTFATLKRRMRLTCIRYVGLAKASGQVLLASIAFNMRKWAAITA